Proteins encoded within one genomic window of Halocatena marina:
- a CDS encoding DoxX family protein produces the protein MTENTTPPVQDEDRESSRGRSTTYALWGVQGLLALLFLLVGGMKLIQSSEMVTAQSPVALPVLFVRFIGVAEVLGALGLVLPSVTGIRQNLTPLAATGLVIIMCGATVLTLVSGAVAPAIFPLVVGLLAAFVAYGHWNVISNS, from the coding sequence ATGACAGAAAATACCACTCCGCCTGTACAAGATGAGGACCGTGAGTCCTCACGAGGAAGATCAACCACATATGCCTTGTGGGGTGTACAGGGGCTGCTTGCACTCCTCTTTCTGCTCGTCGGTGGGATGAAGTTGATTCAGTCCTCTGAAATGGTGACAGCACAATCGCCGGTAGCGTTACCGGTTCTGTTCGTCCGGTTCATCGGTGTCGCCGAGGTGCTCGGCGCACTTGGTCTCGTCCTGCCAAGTGTTACAGGCATTCGGCAGAACCTGACACCGCTGGCTGCCACTGGGTTAGTGATCATCATGTGCGGGGCAACAGTGCTCACACTGGTGAGTGGTGCTGTCGCACCCGCGATTTTCCCGTTGGTCGTCGGACTCCTCGCTGCGTTCGTCGCCTACGGCCACTGGAATGTAATCAGTAACAGCTAG
- a CDS encoding DNA-directed RNA polymerase subunit L, with product MELRVIDNEPTELSIEIAGEDHTFMNVLKGTLLETEGVAAATYDLNPEQSGGQTDPILTIKTEEGTDPLDTLSTAATSIKDKASTFRTAFETAG from the coding sequence ATGGAACTCCGGGTCATCGATAACGAGCCGACGGAACTCTCTATCGAAATTGCCGGTGAGGATCATACGTTCATGAACGTTCTCAAGGGGACACTACTCGAAACAGAGGGTGTTGCCGCTGCTACGTACGATCTGAACCCTGAACAGTCGGGGGGACAGACAGATCCCATTCTCACCATCAAGACAGAAGAGGGGACTGACCCACTCGATACGCTTTCGACGGCAGCGACTAGCATCAAAGACAAGGCATCGACGTTCCGGACCGCGTTCGAGACAGCGGGCTGA
- a CDS encoding CPBP family intramembrane glutamic endopeptidase encodes MDRSVLSSRLATIGIAVGIVVLALGVSEILGRTMAQLLDSLPVNLPTIPRLVLSVVLQQGLVFGGLSVIYLWIRNRDLGWIGVSLPDFKQFLWIAGGWAVAFASAFVFGIIIILLGLNPGKNQLVRVVSETPEALLVMIPVTILLIGPGEELLFRGIIQGSLRERFGPIVAIVLASVIFAAAHVTSLTGGLESRIITVALLIVPALVFAIAYERTGNLVVPALIHGLYNATLFSLQYAAIKLGGAPAILLL; translated from the coding sequence ATGGATCGTTCTGTGCTGTCGTCCCGTCTTGCGACTATCGGTATCGCAGTGGGAATTGTTGTGCTTGCGCTCGGTGTTTCGGAGATTCTCGGTCGTACAATGGCCCAGCTTCTTGATTCGCTTCCGGTGAATCTACCAACTATCCCCCGACTCGTTCTTAGTGTAGTGCTCCAGCAGGGGCTCGTTTTCGGTGGACTTTCTGTGATTTATCTATGGATTCGCAACCGTGATCTGGGGTGGATCGGCGTCTCACTCCCTGATTTTAAACAGTTCCTGTGGATCGCAGGAGGATGGGCAGTTGCGTTCGCCTCTGCATTCGTTTTTGGGATCATCATTATCTTGTTGGGACTAAATCCAGGGAAAAACCAACTTGTTCGGGTGGTGTCTGAGACACCGGAGGCACTACTCGTGATGATTCCAGTAACGATCCTCCTCATCGGACCTGGCGAAGAGTTGCTCTTTCGCGGCATCATACAAGGCTCGCTCCGCGAGCGATTCGGTCCGATCGTCGCCATTGTGCTTGCGTCCGTCATTTTCGCAGCAGCGCACGTCACCTCGCTCACTGGTGGTCTTGAGAGCAGAATAATTACAGTCGCACTCCTAATCGTTCCGGCCCTCGTCTTCGCTATCGCTTATGAACGAACGGGGAATCTCGTCGTTCCCGCACTGATTCACGGGTTATACAACGCGACGCTATTTTCTCTCCAGTACGCAGCGATCAAACTCGGGGGAGCACCGGCCATACTTTTGCTCTGA
- a CDS encoding Lrp/AsnC family transcriptional regulator, translating to MNDPDDAPNWDFKERDVYILRELSEDPQLSSRELAGILEQEYDIDVSHVTVSESIRGMREEGVFREAIIPNGEYFIFGMFEFKLNPEHFEETWRDALEAIRGSPNTLFMFLSDGEYQWKSIMMFTNRREESKWIHDFYKEHGDSVQNIRNSVVHNVLKFRTDAEILENLYKQ from the coding sequence ATGAACGATCCAGATGATGCACCAAACTGGGACTTCAAGGAGCGAGATGTATACATTCTCCGCGAACTCTCCGAAGACCCACAACTCTCCTCACGCGAACTCGCGGGCATCCTCGAACAAGAATACGACATCGATGTCTCTCATGTGACAGTCAGTGAATCTATTCGTGGAATGCGTGAGGAAGGCGTCTTCCGCGAGGCGATTATTCCAAATGGCGAGTATTTTATTTTTGGTATGTTTGAATTCAAACTTAATCCAGAGCACTTCGAAGAGACGTGGCGTGACGCACTCGAAGCGATTCGTGGCTCACCCAATACTCTGTTCATGTTTCTCTCAGATGGAGAATATCAGTGGAAATCAATCATGATGTTTACGAACAGACGTGAAGAATCAAAATGGATTCACGACTTCTATAAGGAGCATGGTGATTCCGTGCAAAATATCCGAAATTCTGTAGTTCACAACGTCCTGAAATTTCGAACTGACGCTGAAATCCTCGAAAACCTCTATAAACAGTAA
- a CDS encoding AIM24 family protein — translation MDLKKFKEENAPRKGGGKFQLENPKLLDIEIDGAVMAKIGSMIAYSGDISFEQKSSGGIKGFLKKSVTGEGSIMMKAEGEGHLYLADQAKEVQVLELDEDEEISVNGNDILAFEKNVGWDIKMMKSFGGAAAGGLFNVFLEGPGYIAITTHGDPLVLPTPVRTDPDATVAWSSNVSPDINTDRNLKGFLGRPSGETYQLEFPKEDGFVVVQPFEEVFPEE, via the coding sequence ATGGACTTAAAAAAATTCAAAGAAGAGAATGCTCCTCGAAAGGGTGGTGGGAAATTCCAACTCGAAAATCCGAAATTATTGGATATAGAAATTGATGGAGCGGTCATGGCGAAAATTGGCTCGATGATCGCGTACTCGGGAGATATCTCTTTCGAACAGAAGTCGTCGGGAGGCATAAAAGGATTCCTCAAAAAATCTGTAACTGGCGAGGGCTCGATCATGATGAAGGCCGAAGGCGAAGGCCATCTCTACTTAGCTGATCAAGCAAAGGAAGTACAAGTACTCGAATTAGATGAAGATGAGGAAATAAGTGTCAATGGAAATGATATTCTAGCATTCGAAAAGAATGTCGGGTGGGATATCAAGATGATGAAAAGCTTTGGCGGAGCTGCCGCTGGCGGATTATTCAACGTTTTTCTCGAAGGACCGGGATACATTGCCATAACTACACACGGTGACCCATTGGTTTTGCCGACGCCTGTTAGAACCGATCCCGATGCTACTGTTGCTTGGAGCAGTAACGTGTCTCCAGATATCAATACCGACAGAAATCTCAAAGGCTTCCTCGGTCGGCCGTCGGGTGAGACGTATCAACTAGAATTTCCGAAAGAGGATGGATTCGTAGTTGTCCAACCATTTGAAGAAGTGTTCCCGGAAGAATAG
- a CDS encoding CapA family protein produces the protein MSSTVRFGFTGDVMLGRQVDRRQQSRSADAVWGDLLGRLQSLDGLFINLECCLSTRGQPWRRTYRPFHFRANPTWAIPALERAGVDCASLANNHALDYGVRALCDTLDHLDRGDIASPGGGRTMRAAREPSHVFIEGMNVAVISFTDNTPEYAADSDTPGISHTVFDLENEPCRKILGEALTAAQSAEPDLLVASLHWGPNMVTKPPDAFRAVGHWLIERGVDLVHGHSAHIFQGIEIHEGCPILYDVGDFVDDYAVDDDLGNDRGFLFELQTDREGSLRALRLLPIEIRDCAVHRAGSTAADWSRDRIRELSKPFGTEFERQEDELILPLESRCGGRTTTDS, from the coding sequence ATGTCCTCGACAGTCCGGTTCGGTTTCACGGGGGACGTTATGTTGGGACGACAGGTCGATCGACGACAGCAGTCTCGATCCGCTGATGCAGTGTGGGGGGACCTTCTTGGCCGATTGCAGTCGCTCGATGGACTGTTTATCAATCTCGAATGCTGTCTTTCGACACGCGGGCAGCCGTGGCGACGGACGTATCGACCGTTTCATTTCCGTGCCAATCCGACGTGGGCCATACCAGCACTCGAACGGGCAGGTGTCGATTGTGCGTCGCTCGCTAACAACCACGCGCTCGATTACGGCGTGAGAGCGCTCTGTGATACGCTCGATCATCTCGATCGTGGAGACATCGCCAGCCCGGGAGGAGGGCGAACGATGAGAGCGGCACGGGAACCGTCTCATGTTTTCATCGAAGGCATGAACGTCGCTGTCATCTCGTTCACTGACAACACCCCAGAATACGCCGCAGATTCTGATACGCCCGGTATTTCCCACACTGTGTTCGACCTCGAAAACGAGCCATGTCGAAAAATCCTCGGTGAAGCACTCACCGCGGCACAGAGCGCAGAACCGGATCTTCTCGTTGCGTCGCTACACTGGGGACCAAATATGGTAACCAAGCCACCAGATGCGTTCCGGGCCGTTGGTCACTGGTTGATCGAACGGGGCGTTGACCTCGTTCACGGACACAGTGCTCACATCTTTCAGGGTATTGAGATCCACGAAGGCTGTCCAATTCTATACGACGTCGGTGACTTCGTCGATGACTACGCGGTTGATGATGACCTAGGGAATGACCGAGGATTTTTGTTCGAACTTCAAACCGACCGAGAGGGGTCGCTCCGTGCGCTCCGACTGCTCCCGATAGAGATTCGTGATTGTGCCGTCCACAGAGCGGGATCGACGGCTGCAGATTGGAGTCGCGACCGAATACGCGAACTATCGAAACCGTTCGGAACCGAATTTGAACGACAAGAAGACGAATTGATCCTCCCCCTCGAAAGCAGATGCGGGGGTAGAACAACGACAGACAGTTGA